A single region of the Ziziphus jujuba cultivar Dongzao chromosome 10, ASM3175591v1 genome encodes:
- the LOC107411474 gene encoding uncharacterized protein LOC107411474, translating into MTVLKRYVLRLFISLKYITANVVDRNNGRNVATSSTVEHSIKGSLECGRSCNAKAASVVGEVLAMRLKVEGLEQGQGRGIHVDVNKEVEKKGFKNRTKIWAIVNSLKNNGVKLILDDNDENSSRPSY; encoded by the coding sequence ATGACAGTTTTGAAGCGGTATGTGCTGCGGTTGTTCATATCATTGAAGTACATTACAGCGAACGTGGTGGATAGAAATAATGGGCGGAATGTTGCAACATCATCAACTGTTGAACATTCGATTAAGGGCTCGCTCGAGTGTGGTCGGTCGTGCAATGCTAAGGCTGCATCTGTTGTTGGAGAGGTGTTAGCGATGCGGCTTAAGGTGGAAGGTCTTGAGCAGGGACAGGGAAGAGGTATTCATGTTGATGTAAACAAGGAAGTTGAGAAGAAAGGCTTCAAGAATCGCACCAAGATTTGGGCTATTGTCAATTCCCTCAAGAATAATGGAGTTAAGCTCATTcttgatgataatgatgaaaaCTCGTCCAGACCAAGTTACTAA
- the LOC107411457 gene encoding heavy metal-associated isoprenylated plant protein 3, which produces MGEKKKGGEKKNGDGGEKKEDSPMTVVLKTEIHCAGCATKIRKIVRGFEGVEQAKAESDSNKVTVIGKVDPSKLRDELAGKLQRKVDLVSPQPPKKENNDDKKKAEGKNNNNNTDDKKPKEKEPPITTAVLKLNLHCNGCMEKVQRVIKRTKGYHDMSMDRQKDLVTVKGTMDMKALAHILSEKLKKTVEIVPPKKEKDGDNAGEKDGGNKGGGGGKKKGGGGGDGGKEQQEGGGGGGAKMEEINRMETMGHPGFAYGYGFGYPNVVQPVYGYEYPPVYAGEYLHAPQQHHHAPQLFSDENPNACSIM; this is translated from the exons ATGGGCGAG AAGAAGAAGGGAGGCGAGAAGAAGAACGGCGATGGAGGTGAAAAGAAGGAGGACAGTCCCATGACTGTCGTTTTGAAGACCGAAATACATTGTGCAGGCTGTGCTACCAAAATCCGTAAAATCGTCCGAGGTTTTGAAG GGGTGGAGCAAGCGAAAGCAGAAAGCGATTCGAACAAAGTGACGGTCATCGGGAAAGTCGACCCGTCAAAGCTCCGTGATGAACTCGCCGGAAAGTTACAGAGGAAGGTCGACCTCGTCTCTCCCCAGCCTCCAAAGAAGGAAAACAACGACGACAAAAAGAAAGCCGAAggaaaaaataacaacaataacaccGACGACAAAAAGCCCAAAGAGAAAGAG CCTCCGATTACGACGGCGGTTCTGAAGCTGAACCTGCACTGTAATGGTTGCATGGAGAAGGTACAGAGAGTTATAAAAAGGACTAAAG GGTACCATGACATGTCCATGGACAGGCAAAAGGACCTTGTGACTGTTAAAGGGACGATGGACATGAAAGCTCTGGCTCACATTTTGAGTGAGAAGCTCAAAAAAACCGTTGAGATTGTCCCGcccaagaaagaaaaagatggtGACAACGCCGGAGAGAAAGACGGTGGAAACAAAGGCGGCGGCGGTGGGAAGAAGAAGGGCGGCGGCGGTGGAGATGGTGGGAAGGAACAGCAAGAGGGTGGTGGTGGCGGCGGTGCAAAGATGGAAGAGATAAACAGAATGGAAACTATGGGTCATCCGGGATTCGCTTATGGATACGGGTTCGGGTATCCGAATGTTGTGCAGCCTGTTTATGGATACGAGTATCCACCCGTATATGCTGGCGAGTACCTCCATGCACCGCAGCAGCACCACCATGCACCCCAGCTTTTCAGCGATGAGAACCCAAACGCTTGCTCCAttatgtga